Within the Thermanaeromonas toyohensis ToBE genome, the region TAAAGCCTGGGCCAGCCTTTCGCTTAAATAAGACAGGTCATCAGGAACAATACCATATAACTTGGCTTCGGCTCCGCAGGATTTTACCAGTCCCCAGAGGGTATAAGAATTGATATCCCGGACTTGCCCTGGTCCTGGCTGTGCTTCTACAGGTACTATCTCGTTGCCAGTTGCCAAAATCCCTACCCGCCAGGGCTCCCATACCTTCACTTTCCAATGGCCCAGAGCAGCTAAAACCCCCAAATCTTGAGGTCGTAGGCGGCATCCTGCCTTAAGAACTGTCTCGCCCTTCTTAACATCCTCCCCCTCAGCCATAACGTTTTCTTTAGGGGCCACAGGTTTTAAAACATTTAGCCAACCTCCTGGCAAGGTCTCCGTATGCTCCAACATAACTACAGCGTCTGCACCTAGAGGTAGCATACCCCCGGTGCTCACCGCCACCGCTTCCCCTCGGTTTAAAACCATCTCTGCCCGCGACCCCATGGGTACCTCACCAATCATCCGCAAAGGTACGGGTGTCCCCTCGCTAGCTCCGAAAGTATCACAGGAGCGCACGGCAAAACCATCCACGGTGGAGCGGGTAAACCCGGGAACGTTTTCCTGAGCCACAATGTCTTCAGCCAACTCCAGGCCTAAGGCTTGCGTCAACTCGCAAACTACGCTCTTACGCTTAAGCCTGGGCCAGTGGCTGGCCAGAACCTTACGGGCCTGGGCAACAGTCACCACCTGAAAAAACTCCATAAACCTTCCCACCTGGAGATCTACTACCCTGGGCTTTAGCCTCCAATCTTGTCTTGGATAAAACTAGCCCGTTTATTCAAAACAACCTAGTTGGCACTGGACTATCTTTATTTTAAGCTCGTCTGCAGCTTGTCCGATGGTCCGCATGGGGACTCCCAATTTCCGGGC harbors:
- a CDS encoding molybdopterin molybdotransferase MoeA; protein product: MEFFQVVTVAQARKVLASHWPRLKRKSVVCELTQALGLELAEDIVAQENVPGFTRSTVDGFAVRSCDTFGASEGTPVPLRMIGEVPMGSRAEMVLNRGEAVAVSTGGMLPLGADAVVMLEHTETLPGGWLNVLKPVAPKENVMAEGEDVKKGETVLKAGCRLRPQDLGVLAALGHWKVKVWEPWRVGILATGNEIVPVEAQPGPGQVRDINSYTLWGLVKSCGAEAKLYGIVPDDLSYLSERLAQALEESQVVLLSGGSSVGTRDLTLRLLSHWGEEGLLFHGVSIRPGKPTLAALIQDRMVFGLPGHPVSAMVSFYLFVSPLLKYGRYQDPEEEPAVEATLARRLSSDAGREDYVRVRLARGEDGGLVAVPLPGKSGLISTMVQADGFIRIPLEKAGLEAGSRVKVRLFI